A DNA window from Coleofasciculus sp. FACHB-T130 contains the following coding sequences:
- a CDS encoding ABC transporter ATP-binding protein, producing the protein MSDTVLDIRNLQVQFLTDEKQILAVDGISFKLSRGQTLGIVGESGSGKSVTSLAVMGLVPTPGRISGGEIWFQNSQERGGSVVNLRDLSAEELRKYRGGQISMIFQEPMSSLNPVFTCGFQLVEAIRQHQNVTPAEARRQAIARLQEVKLLASDEEMRQRYLEERPEARRDSEAEINQQVNQQKLAMLDRYPHELSGGQLQRMMIAMAISCNPAVLIADEPTTALDVTVQATILDLLRELRDARGMSMMFIGHDLGVIAEIADVVAVMYQGKIVEYGSVEQIFSNPQHPYTKGLLACRPSLNRRLKYLPTVADFMEVVKTPSGEIEIREKTGVKSQESEEILGSTQNPEAIARIFTTEKALLSVRDLQVGFPIQGMFGQTKRYLMAVNGISFDVYPGETLGLVGESGCGKSTLARTILRLIEPTSGQIEFEGEDITKVSNRRLRQLRREMQIVFQNPFSSLDPRLKIGDAVMEPLQIHHYGKNSKERRDRAAYLLERVGLNPAWMNRYPHEFSGGQRQRVCIARALALNPKFIICDESVSALDVSVQAQVLNLLKEVQSEFGLTYIFISHDLSVVKFMSDRIMVMNRGKIEEIGSAENLYREPKQEYTRQLIAAIPTGSLEQIQQRQQDRIKISAGGREITS; encoded by the coding sequence ATGAGTGACACCGTTTTAGACATCCGCAATCTGCAAGTTCAATTTTTAACTGATGAAAAGCAAATTCTGGCAGTTGATGGTATTTCCTTCAAACTGAGTCGCGGGCAGACTTTGGGCATTGTGGGAGAGTCGGGATCGGGTAAATCGGTGACTTCCCTCGCCGTCATGGGTCTGGTGCCAACTCCGGGCAGGATTAGCGGCGGTGAAATTTGGTTTCAAAACTCACAGGAACGAGGCGGATCTGTAGTGAATCTGCGGGATCTGAGTGCAGAGGAGTTGCGGAAATATCGAGGTGGTCAGATTTCGATGATTTTTCAGGAACCGATGAGTTCCTTAAACCCAGTTTTTACGTGTGGGTTTCAGTTAGTCGAGGCAATCCGTCAGCATCAAAATGTAACCCCTGCCGAGGCGAGGCGGCAAGCGATCGCGCGTCTCCAAGAAGTCAAACTCCTCGCTAGCGATGAAGAGATGCGGCAACGCTATCTAGAAGAAAGACCAGAAGCCAGAAGAGATAGCGAAGCGGAAATTAATCAGCAGGTCAATCAGCAAAAATTGGCAATGCTGGATCGCTACCCCCACGAACTCTCCGGCGGGCAATTGCAGCGGATGATGATTGCAATGGCTATTTCCTGCAATCCAGCGGTATTGATTGCTGACGAACCGACAACCGCCTTGGATGTAACGGTTCAAGCGACGATTCTGGATCTATTGCGGGAGTTACGCGACGCCCGTGGGATGTCGATGATGTTTATCGGTCACGACTTGGGGGTAATTGCTGAAATTGCCGACGTTGTCGCCGTGATGTATCAAGGCAAAATAGTTGAATACGGCTCAGTTGAGCAAATCTTTTCTAACCCTCAACATCCTTATACCAAAGGTTTGTTAGCCTGTCGCCCCAGCCTTAACCGCCGGTTGAAATACCTGCCGACCGTCGCTGACTTTATGGAAGTGGTGAAAACACCCAGCGGCGAAATCGAGATTCGAGAAAAAACAGGCGTCAAGAGTCAGGAGTCAGAAGAAATTCTGGGTTCCACTCAAAACCCAGAAGCGATAGCTCGCATCTTTACCACTGAAAAAGCTCTACTCTCTGTCCGCGACCTCCAAGTTGGCTTCCCAATCCAGGGAATGTTTGGTCAAACCAAACGCTATTTGATGGCGGTGAATGGCATCTCATTTGATGTTTATCCCGGCGAAACGCTGGGATTGGTGGGAGAATCCGGCTGTGGCAAAAGTACCTTAGCGCGTACCATCCTGCGTTTGATCGAACCCACAAGCGGGCAGATCGAGTTTGAAGGGGAAGATATTACAAAAGTCAGTAATCGGCGGCTGCGGCAATTGCGACGCGAGATGCAAATTGTCTTCCAAAATCCCTTTAGTTCTCTCGATCCGCGTCTAAAAATTGGAGATGCGGTGATGGAACCGCTACAAATCCATCACTATGGGAAGAATTCTAAGGAAAGACGCGATCGCGCAGCCTATCTCTTAGAGCGTGTAGGCTTAAATCCTGCCTGGATGAATCGCTATCCCCACGAGTTTTCTGGCGGACAGCGCCAGCGGGTTTGTATTGCTCGTGCTTTGGCACTCAATCCCAAATTCATCATCTGCGACGAATCCGTCTCGGCGCTAGATGTTTCCGTACAAGCGCAAGTGCTGAATTTGCTCAAAGAAGTCCAAAGTGAATTTGGCTTAACTTACATCTTTATTTCTCATGACTTGAGCGTGGTGAAATTTATGAGCGATCGCATCATGGTCATGAATCGAGGCAAAATCGAAGAAATTGGTTCCGCTGAAAATCTCTACCGCGAACCGAAGCAAGAATACACGCGCCAGTTAATTGCCGCCATTCCTACCGGCAGTCTAGAACAGATTCAGCAGCGTCAGCAAGACCGAATCAAGATATCAGCAGGAGGGCGAGAAATTACTAGTTAA
- a CDS encoding DUF1838 family protein, translating into MTLTKSTITDEQFVKLRCSSDSKTHYFPATGAMYAHPIDNDQPVHLFDFLGVDISRCIQDNSTSRWTLVSRKITLYLDPKTGEILKSWKNPWSGETLNIMHRSYDYQEFQIPQQIDAHITSEISSVSLDFNMKLPNPLSTNPKFADYSPEKYVQSSDSYKFIFPTKILSDEPISASDNRAVTLSYYRMGPWEPWMKMKGKPGFLVLNYTGNKTDVFEDIPVAIKEQIEHRLPLFREAPTCRIQRSIATSWSRFDEQFDAYLRGEEFPLPAPIIDEPCIE; encoded by the coding sequence ATGACCTTAACGAAATCAACAATTACCGATGAGCAGTTTGTCAAACTACGCTGTAGCAGTGACAGTAAAACTCACTATTTCCCGGCTACAGGTGCTATGTATGCCCATCCGATAGATAACGATCAACCTGTTCATCTGTTTGATTTCTTAGGCGTTGATATCTCGCGCTGTATTCAAGATAATTCAACATCCCGCTGGACGCTTGTAAGTCGTAAAATTACACTTTATCTCGATCCCAAAACTGGAGAAATTCTAAAAAGTTGGAAAAACCCCTGGTCAGGTGAAACACTGAATATTATGCACCGTTCTTATGACTACCAGGAGTTCCAGATTCCACAACAGATAGATGCTCACATAACTTCAGAAATATCCTCAGTTTCATTAGATTTCAATATGAAACTGCCTAACCCGTTATCAACGAACCCCAAGTTTGCAGATTATTCGCCAGAGAAGTATGTCCAATCGTCGGATTCCTACAAATTTATTTTTCCGACAAAAATACTATCTGACGAACCCATCAGTGCTAGCGACAATCGCGCTGTTACACTTTCTTATTACCGCATGGGGCCGTGGGAACCGTGGATGAAAATGAAGGGGAAACCCGGCTTTTTAGTCTTAAATTACACTGGCAATAAAACTGATGTATTTGAAGATATCCCTGTAGCCATTAAAGAACAAATCGAACATCGGCTGCCTTTATTCCGCGAAGCTCCAACCTGTAGAATTCAGCGTTCGATTGCTACCAGTTGGAGCCGTTTTGACGAACAATTTGATGCCTACCTACGAGGAGAAGAATTTCCACTACCCGCCCCGATTATAGATGAGCCTTGTATTGAATAA
- a CDS encoding NAD(P)-dependent oxidoreductase: MNPKRILVTGASGCIGHYISESLIQETEHELYLLVRNPDKLQIDYQSRPGITVVRADLRDIERVGNLLKTIDVAILAATAWGGSQAVFDVNVIKTIRLLNLLDPAVCEQVIYFSTASILGRDNALLKEAGELGTDYIRSKYDCLQRLSKLAIAPRITTLFPTLVLGGDANKPYSHLSSGLPGVAKLIDLIRFFKADGSFHYMHGRDIAQVVRFLIEHPPRPSEPRQLVLGQAPITVNEAVEEVCAYLDKKIYFRVPLSPWLADFFILLFRIQMAPWDRFCLRYRHFTYQDPVNPATLGLPNYCATFSDVLKISGVQKKQLTAKNE, translated from the coding sequence ATGAACCCCAAGCGGATTTTGGTAACTGGTGCGAGTGGCTGCATTGGTCACTACATTAGCGAAAGCCTGATTCAAGAAACCGAACACGAGCTGTATCTGTTAGTCAGAAATCCAGACAAACTGCAAATTGACTACCAATCTCGACCGGGAATCACCGTTGTAAGAGCTGATTTGCGAGACATTGAACGAGTGGGAAATCTACTCAAGACAATCGATGTCGCGATCTTAGCTGCAACCGCTTGGGGCGGCTCCCAAGCGGTATTTGACGTGAATGTGATTAAAACCATCCGGTTGCTAAACTTGCTCGACCCCGCAGTGTGCGAACAAGTCATTTACTTTTCTACCGCTAGCATCCTCGGACGCGACAACGCATTATTGAAAGAAGCGGGAGAACTAGGGACAGACTACATCCGTTCTAAGTATGACTGTTTGCAGCGCTTATCGAAATTAGCGATCGCACCCCGCATCACTACCCTCTTTCCGACCTTGGTTCTCGGAGGAGATGCCAACAAACCCTACTCCCATCTTTCTTCAGGATTGCCAGGGGTGGCAAAGTTGATTGACCTGATTCGCTTTTTTAAAGCCGACGGCAGTTTCCACTATATGCACGGGCGAGATATTGCCCAAGTGGTACGATTCCTGATCGAACATCCTCCTCGCCCCTCGGAACCTCGACAGCTGGTTTTGGGTCAAGCACCCATAACGGTCAACGAAGCCGTAGAAGAAGTTTGTGCTTATTTAGACAAGAAAATTTATTTTCGCGTGCCCCTGTCTCCCTGGCTAGCTGATTTCTTCATCCTCTTGTTCCGAATTCAGATGGCACCTTGGGATCGGTTCTGCTTGCGCTACCGTCATTTTACCTACCAAGATCCCGTCAACCCGGCTACCCTGGGTCTGCCGAATTACTGTGCCACATTCAGCGATGTGCTGAAAATAAGCGGAGTTCAAAAAAAGCAGCTGACAGCTAAGAACGAGTAG
- a CDS encoding DoxX family protein has translation MTENRPYIGLKTRDIAIAYLLLRILIGVNYFNHGFTRIGNIPGFAENTVNQLANSYFPGFLVRINSYLVPPVELIVGVLISIGLATRSALIATFILMIILMMGVTSIQNWGAAQTMLIYGIVLFILLAGSSFNIYSIDRWLANRRTVAGSGDHRDKNILNFANNFWTRRRRQKRLSTYTSPK, from the coding sequence ATGACTGAAAATAGACCCTATATTGGTCTAAAAACTAGGGATATTGCGATCGCCTATTTGTTGCTGCGAATTCTGATCGGCGTGAATTACTTTAATCACGGCTTTACTCGCATCGGCAATATTCCCGGTTTTGCTGAAAATACTGTCAACCAACTTGCAAATTCTTATTTCCCGGGATTTTTGGTGAGGATCAATTCTTACTTAGTACCCCCGGTTGAATTAATCGTGGGAGTATTGATCTCCATTGGATTAGCAACGCGCAGCGCCCTAATCGCAACATTTATCCTGATGATCATCTTGATGATGGGTGTCACATCCATACAAAACTGGGGTGCAGCACAAACGATGCTTATCTACGGGATTGTGCTATTTATATTGCTAGCTGGTAGCAGCTTCAATATTTACTCCATCGATCGCTGGCTTGCCAACAGGCGGACTGTTGCAGGTTCAGGAGATCATCGCGACAAAAACATACTCAACTTTGCCAACAACTTTTGGACAAGACGCAGACGGCAAAAACGTTTGTCTACCTATACCAGTCCTAAATGA
- a CDS encoding B12-binding domain-containing radical SAM protein produces the protein MRVLLLYPLFPKTFWSFEKVLELVNRKVLLPPLGLVTVAAILPQEWEFKLVDRNVRNVTEDEWEWADLVILSAMIVQKEDLLAQIREAKRRGKAVAVGGPYPTSVPDEATNAGADYLILDEGEITLPMFMEAIARGDKGGIFRSDGEKPDVTTTPVPRFDLLEFDAYDTMSVQFSRGCPFQCEFCDIIVLYGRKPRTKTPEQLLAELEYLYQLGWRRSVFMVDDNFIGNKRNVKLFLKELKTWQAEHQYPFSFNTEASVDLAQDQELMDLMVECNFNAVFLGIETPDEASLQMTKKFQNNRTSLADSVETITRAGLRVMAGFIIGFDGEKSGAGDRIVRFAEQTAIPTTIFGMLQALPHTALWFRLEKEGRLLDSASGNQFNVMNFIPTRPVEEITREYINAFWDLYDAEKFLDRAYRHFLMLGAPKVKVPFKMPGLMELRALAIVAWRQGIKRHTRWKFWHHLFSIIKHNPGVWDHYLTVCAHNEHFLEYRQIVRDQIEVQLAEYLAQQSKQEAKVSPVKNSVGASA, from the coding sequence ATGCGAGTTTTACTGCTTTATCCTTTATTTCCTAAAACTTTTTGGTCTTTTGAGAAAGTCCTAGAATTAGTAAATCGCAAGGTTTTATTGCCGCCGCTAGGTTTAGTGACGGTTGCCGCAATTTTGCCTCAAGAATGGGAATTCAAGCTGGTCGATCGAAACGTTCGCAACGTCACAGAAGACGAGTGGGAGTGGGCGGATTTGGTCATTCTCTCGGCAATGATTGTCCAGAAAGAGGATTTACTCGCTCAAATTCGAGAAGCCAAACGGCGCGGTAAAGCGGTTGCAGTAGGTGGCCCTTATCCGACTTCTGTGCCTGATGAAGCCACTAATGCGGGTGCAGATTATCTAATTTTGGATGAAGGGGAAATCACCCTGCCGATGTTTATGGAAGCGATCGCACGAGGTGATAAGGGTGGGATTTTCCGATCCGATGGGGAAAAACCCGATGTGACGACAACTCCTGTCCCGCGTTTTGATTTGCTGGAGTTTGATGCTTACGATACGATGTCGGTGCAGTTTTCGCGGGGTTGCCCTTTCCAGTGCGAATTTTGCGACATTATTGTTTTGTATGGTCGCAAACCCCGGACGAAAACACCGGAACAGCTATTAGCGGAGTTGGAGTATCTCTACCAATTGGGGTGGCGTCGTAGCGTTTTCATGGTGGATGATAACTTCATCGGCAATAAGCGCAACGTCAAGTTATTTCTTAAAGAATTAAAAACCTGGCAAGCGGAACACCAGTATCCCTTTAGCTTTAACACTGAAGCATCAGTTGACTTGGCGCAAGACCAAGAACTGATGGATTTAATGGTGGAGTGCAATTTTAATGCGGTGTTTCTGGGAATTGAAACGCCGGATGAAGCCAGTTTGCAGATGACGAAGAAGTTTCAAAATAACCGAACTTCGCTTGCTGACTCGGTAGAAACCATCACGCGGGCAGGGTTGCGGGTGATGGCTGGTTTTATTATTGGCTTTGATGGAGAAAAATCAGGCGCAGGCGATCGCATTGTCCGCTTTGCCGAACAAACGGCGATTCCGACGACTATTTTCGGAATGCTACAAGCTTTACCCCACACTGCCCTCTGGTTCCGCCTAGAAAAAGAGGGGCGATTGCTGGATAGCGCATCGGGCAACCAGTTCAATGTGATGAATTTTATCCCGACCCGACCCGTAGAAGAGATTACCAGGGAATACATCAACGCCTTCTGGGATTTATACGATGCTGAAAAGTTTTTAGATCGGGCTTATCGCCATTTTCTGATGCTGGGCGCACCCAAAGTAAAAGTTCCTTTTAAAATGCCGGGTCTGATGGAGTTAAGGGCTTTGGCAATTGTGGCGTGGAGACAAGGCATTAAGCGTCACACTCGCTGGAAGTTCTGGCACCATCTGTTTAGTATCATCAAACACAACCCTGGTGTTTGGGATCATTACCTCACCGTCTGTGCCCACAACGAACATTTTCTCGAATATCGCCAGATTGTCCGCGACCAAATTGAGGTGCAGTTAGCTGAGTATCTAGCACAACAATCGAAACAGGAAGCTAAAGTTTCCCCTGTGAAAAACAGCGTCGGTGCGAGTGCGTGA
- the hemE gene encoding uroporphyrinogen decarboxylase, giving the protein MTVATQVPYLLRAARGEVLDRPPVWMMRQAGRYMKAYRDLRDKYPAFRDRSEKVELAIEISLQPFRAFEPDGVILFSDILTPLPGLGIPFDIIESRGPVIDPPIRSQEQIDKLHPLEPGESLPFIGEILQTLRQEVGNKATVLGFVGAPWTLAAYAIEGKSSKDYAIIKSMAFSEPTMLHQFLGKLADAIATYVRYQIDSGAQVIQMFDSWAGQLSPQDYETFALPYQQRVFNQVKQTHPDTPLILYINGSAGILERMAQSGADIVSVDWTVDMAEARTRLGSNIGVQGNMDPCALFGSKEFIRDRIYDTIRKAGNKGHIMNLGHGVLPSTPEENVAFFFETAKSVKNH; this is encoded by the coding sequence GTTCCGTATCTGCTGAGGGCAGCCCGTGGTGAAGTTTTAGACCGTCCGCCAGTGTGGATGATGCGGCAAGCGGGTAGATATATGAAAGCTTATCGAGATTTAAGAGATAAGTATCCTGCGTTTCGCGATCGCTCGGAAAAAGTAGAACTGGCAATCGAAATCTCCTTACAGCCGTTTCGCGCCTTTGAGCCAGATGGGGTAATTTTATTTTCTGATATTTTAACTCCGTTGCCGGGACTTGGCATTCCCTTTGATATCATCGAAAGCCGAGGACCAGTCATCGATCCGCCCATCCGCAGCCAAGAGCAAATTGATAAACTGCATCCTCTAGAACCTGGGGAATCTCTGCCTTTCATCGGTGAAATTTTGCAAACATTGCGCCAAGAAGTCGGCAACAAAGCAACTGTCTTGGGTTTTGTGGGTGCCCCTTGGACGCTGGCAGCGTATGCGATTGAGGGCAAAAGCTCGAAAGACTACGCAATTATTAAAAGTATGGCTTTTTCAGAGCCAACGATGCTGCATCAATTTTTGGGTAAATTGGCAGATGCGATCGCAACTTACGTCCGCTACCAAATTGATAGCGGTGCCCAAGTCATTCAAATGTTCGATTCTTGGGCAGGACAACTGAGTCCGCAAGATTACGAGACATTTGCTCTACCGTATCAGCAGCGAGTTTTCAACCAGGTAAAACAGACGCATCCGGATACTCCCCTGATTCTCTACATCAATGGTAGTGCTGGCATTCTGGAGAGGATGGCACAATCCGGCGCGGATATCGTCAGCGTAGATTGGACGGTAGACATGGCAGAGGCAAGGACAAGACTTGGCTCAAACATCGGTGTACAGGGAAATATGGACCCCTGTGCCTTATTTGGCTCAAAAGAGTTCATCCGCGATCGCATTTATGACACGATCCGCAAAGCCGGAAACAAAGGTCATATCATGAATCTCGGTCATGGTGTTTTACCCAGTACCCCCGAAGAAAACGTAGCTTTCTTCTTTGAAACTGCCAAATCAGTCAAAAATCATTAG
- a CDS encoding B12-binding domain-containing radical SAM protein, protein MKVLLVYPLFPKTFWSYEKILELVNRKVLLPPLGLVTVAAILPQEWEFKLVDRNIRTVTEQEWEWADVVILSAMIVQKEDLLDQIKEAKRRGKLVACGGPYPTSVPEEAQKAGVDYLILDEGEITLPMFVEAVQRGEKQGIFRSNGEKPDVTTTPVPRFDLLEFDAYDSMSVQFSRGCPFQCEFCDIIVLYGRKPRTKTPEQLLAELEYLYQLGWRRSVFMVDDNFIGNKRNVKLFLKELKTWQAEHQYPFRFNTEASIDLAQDQELMDLMVECYFDAVFLGIETPDEESLSLTKKFQNTRSSLGEAVEEITRTGLRPMAGFIIGFDGEKAGAGDRIVRFAEQTAIPTTTFAMLQALPNTALWHRLDKEGRLRGKDGNINQTTLMNFVPTRPLQDIAREYVEAFWTLYDAEKFLDRTYRCFLMLGAPKCKAPAKLPNLVDLRALLIVMWRQGVKRTTRWKFWHHLLSILKRNPGVFEHYIAVCAHNEHFLEYRQIVRDEIDAQLAEFQAEEAKLQQIEDISSASVKEKNPVGV, encoded by the coding sequence ATGAAAGTTTTATTAGTTTATCCCCTGTTTCCTAAAACTTTTTGGTCTTACGAAAAAATTCTGGAATTAGTCAATCGCAAGGTTTTATTGCCGCCGCTGGGTTTAGTCACCGTGGCGGCAATTTTGCCTCAAGAGTGGGAATTCAAGCTGGTGGATCGAAATATCCGCACCGTTACAGAACAAGAGTGGGAATGGGCAGATGTTGTCATTCTCTCGGCAATGATTGTTCAGAAAGAGGATTTACTTGATCAAATCAAGGAAGCCAAGCGGCGCGGCAAACTGGTAGCGTGTGGTGGCCCTTACCCAACTTCTGTCCCGGAGGAAGCTCAAAAAGCGGGTGTAGATTATCTGATTTTAGATGAAGGGGAAATCACCCTGCCGATGTTTGTTGAGGCAGTTCAGCGGGGCGAAAAACAGGGGATTTTCCGTTCTAATGGGGAAAAACCCGATGTGACGACAACCCCGGTTCCTCGTTTTGATTTGCTGGAGTTTGATGCTTACGATTCAATGTCGGTGCAGTTTTCGCGGGGCTGTCCCTTCCAGTGCGAATTTTGCGACATTATTGTTTTGTATGGTCGCAAACCCCGGACGAAAACACCAGAACAGCTATTAGCAGAGTTAGAGTATCTCTACCAATTAGGGTGGCGTCGTAGCGTTTTCATGGTAGATGATAACTTCATCGGCAATAAGCGCAACGTCAAGTTATTTCTCAAAGAGCTAAAAACCTGGCAAGCAGAACATCAATACCCCTTCCGCTTTAATACAGAAGCTTCGATTGATTTAGCGCAAGACCAAGAACTGATGGATTTAATGGTGGAGTGCTATTTCGATGCCGTGTTCTTGGGGATTGAAACGCCAGATGAAGAGAGTTTGTCGCTGACGAAAAAATTCCAAAATACCCGCAGTTCCCTGGGTGAAGCGGTGGAGGAAATTACGCGAACCGGATTGCGCCCAATGGCTGGGTTTATCATTGGCTTTGATGGAGAGAAAGCTGGCGCAGGCGATCGCATTGTCCGCTTTGCCGAACAAACTGCCATTCCCACCACTACCTTCGCAATGCTGCAAGCCTTACCCAATACAGCGCTGTGGCATCGATTAGACAAGGAGGGTCGCCTGCGGGGGAAAGATGGCAACATCAATCAAACTACCTTGATGAACTTTGTTCCCACACGACCCCTGCAAGATATTGCCAGAGAATACGTTGAGGCTTTCTGGACACTATACGATGCCGAAAAGTTTTTGGATCGGACTTATCGCTGTTTCTTGATGCTGGGTGCGCCCAAATGCAAGGCTCCTGCTAAATTACCAAATTTAGTGGATCTGCGAGCGCTGCTGATTGTGATGTGGCGTCAGGGTGTCAAACGCACTACTCGCTGGAAGTTCTGGCACCACTTATTGAGCATCCTCAAACGCAATCCTGGTGTTTTTGAGCATTACATCGCAGTCTGCGCTCATAATGAGCATTTTCTAGAGTACCGCCAGATTGTGCGGGACGAAATAGATGCCCAGTTAGCTGAGTTTCAGGCAGAAGAAGCAAAACTGCAACAGATAGAAGATATCTCATCGGCATCTGTAAAAGAAAAAAATCCCGTCGGTGTATAA
- a CDS encoding B12-binding domain-containing radical SAM protein: MRVLLLYPLFPKSFWSFEKTLALLNRKAMLPPLGLVTVAAILPQEWEFKLVDRNVTQITEAEWAWADLVILSAMIVQKEDLLDQIKEAKQRGKLVAVGGPYPTALPQEVESVGADYLILDEGEITLPMFVEAVQRGETSGTFRAGGEKPDVSSTPVPRFDLLDFDAYSEMSVQFSRGCPFQCEFCDIIVLYGRKPRTKTPAQLLAELERLYELGWRRSIFMVDDNFIGNKRNVKLFLKELQPWMVEHQYPFSFATEASVDLAKDQELMDMMVQCNFGAVFLGIETPDEESLALTQKFQNTRDSLSDSVQAIARSGLRVMAGFIVGFDGEKPGAGDRIVNFVEKTAIPTALFSMLQALPDTALWHRLKKEGRLRGESANINQTTLMNFVPTRPLEDIAREYIDAFWTLYDPERFLDRTYRHFRILGEATYPNKGKRAKKKIDWVVIRALLIICWRQGVLRKTRWQFWRNLFSMYRHNRGGISSYLAVCAQIEHFVEYRQIVKEQIEAQLAEFMAEDAVQQPQEVKTPVNA; the protein is encoded by the coding sequence ATGCGAGTTTTACTTTTATATCCACTATTTCCGAAAAGTTTTTGGTCCTTTGAAAAAACTTTAGCCTTGCTAAATCGTAAGGCAATGTTGCCGCCTTTAGGTTTAGTGACCGTTGCCGCAATTTTGCCCCAAGAGTGGGAGTTTAAGTTAGTAGATCGAAATGTTACCCAAATAACTGAAGCTGAATGGGCATGGGCAGATTTAGTAATTCTGTCGGCAATGATTGTCCAAAAAGAAGATTTGCTAGATCAAATCAAAGAAGCAAAGCAAAGGGGTAAGTTAGTCGCAGTCGGCGGCCCTTATCCCACCGCTTTACCTCAAGAAGTAGAATCGGTAGGCGCAGATTATTTGATTTTGGATGAAGGGGAAATCACCCTGCCGATGTTTGTGGAGGCAGTGCAACGTGGCGAAACTTCGGGAACTTTTCGGGCGGGAGGAGAGAAACCGGATGTCAGTTCCACACCTGTTCCCCGCTTTGATTTACTAGATTTTGACGCTTATTCAGAAATGTCTGTGCAGTTTTCGCGGGGATGCCCATTTCAATGCGAATTCTGCGACATTATTGTCCTTTACGGACGCAAACCGCGCACGAAAACACCAGCCCAATTACTAGCAGAATTAGAACGCCTTTATGAGTTGGGTTGGCGACGCAGCATTTTTATGGTGGATGACAATTTTATCGGGAATAAGCGGAATGTCAAGTTATTCCTGAAAGAGTTGCAACCGTGGATGGTGGAACATCAGTATCCTTTCTCTTTTGCTACGGAAGCATCGGTGGATTTGGCAAAAGATCAAGAATTGATGGATATGATGGTTCAGTGTAATTTTGGGGCGGTGTTTTTAGGAATTGAAACACCGGATGAGGAGAGTTTAGCACTAACTCAGAAGTTCCAAAATACGCGAGATTCATTAAGTGATTCCGTTCAAGCGATCGCGCGATCGGGATTGCGGGTGATGGCTGGGTTTATCGTCGGCTTTGATGGAGAAAAACCCGGTGCAGGCGATCGCATTGTCAATTTTGTCGAGAAAACGGCGATTCCCACCGCTTTATTTAGTATGTTGCAAGCTTTACCCGATACAGCCCTTTGGCATCGGTTAAAGAAAGAAGGGCGGCTGCGAGGCGAATCTGCCAACATAAATCAAACGACATTGATGAACTTTGTGCCCACACGTCCTCTAGAAGACATTGCCCGCGAATACATCGATGCATTTTGGACATTGTACGATCCGGAGCGTTTTCTAGACCGCACTTATCGTCACTTTCGCATATTAGGAGAAGCGACGTATCCGAATAAGGGCAAACGTGCGAAGAAGAAAATAGATTGGGTCGTGATTCGAGCCTTATTAATCATTTGTTGGCGACAAGGCGTACTTCGTAAAACTCGTTGGCAGTTCTGGCGCAACTTGTTTAGTATGTATCGACACAATCGAGGTGGAATCAGCAGTTATTTAGCAGTTTGCGCTCAAATTGAGCATTTCGTAGAGTATCGCCAGATTGTCAAAGAGCAAATTGAGGCGCAGTTGGCAGAGTTTATGGCAGAAGACGCGGTTCAACAGCCGCAAGAGGTGAAAACCCCAGTGAATGCGTAG